The DNA segment ATATAGCCACTTACCGCACTTAAAAACTCATAAACCGCCAACAACATTTGATAATGGAACTCGTAGGGTTCATCTGGAACTCTCTCTGGGGTTAGTTGAATTAAAAGAATCGAAAAAGAAACTTTTGTTGGATCTTGTTTTGCTATTCACTATCACCATATTCTATTTGCAGCTCGTTAGAAGAGATCTGGGTCTCGGTTCTGAATGTAACGGGGCCACTATCAGGATGGTCTTTTGCAGATGGCAAACCTCCAGGTCAGAACCCTCTccctttttctctctttccagTCCATTTACTAAAAGAAACAGTAAAAACCAATATGGTCTTTGCCACTGCAGCCCCTGAGCTCCCATCGGGTGGTCCTCCCTCTTACATATTGAGACTGAGTGGCAACAGCAGCGAGAAGTGGATCTTCTGGTTAGAGGTATAACACCAAGTTTTATGTTGTAAAATCTCTTTAGTGTTAGGTACTCGGTACTGAATCCAAGGTTGATTATGGCAGGCTAATAGCGAAGAAAAGTTGAGAGTAGATATAGCTGTTCTTGATCAACGCCTTGATGAAGAAACTAGACATTTGAAAAGTTTGTTCCCTGGATGGTCCGATGTCATTGCCTACAGTAGCTTTCTTTCTACTTACTCCTTCTAGTCTtccattttgtttttcttttccttgtagaaTAATAATAACCCCTTCTTAGCACGGAGGGGACATAGAGTTCaatgtttttcttatttatttatacatgtgatatttatgattttagtaaCATGTAGTCTCCAGTAACAATTAAACCGTCTGACAACGTTTTGTCATGGAAGAAAATTAGGTTAGTTAACTTTCTGTGCAAGTAAGCTCAATAACTCAAGAGATTTGAAACAATGATGCGATCTTGGCTCAGGTTTTGATTTGGATTTTAAGTTGGAGAATTGTTAATTAAAGAAAggagaaaaaaggaaataaaaactGTAAATAAAGTCGGCTTTCACTTAATAACATAAAAAGGATAAAAGGTCGGTTTTTACTCAAATCACGAAATCATTATCTGAATCTTCTACTAACCTAACCCAAGGGCTATATATAACAAACgcatacacaaactaatttttcGTCTTACACCACAAAagaaatcctaaaccttaatcAACTTCTGTCTCTTTCAATTCGTCAACGATGGCTAAGGTCTCTAAATCCATTAGATTCATCATCGTGTTCCTCTTGATGACGTCCTCTTTGTTGTCTTGTGAGGCACGTGTTCGTTATACTACTGATTGCACGAGTGATCACGTCGACAAAGACCAGAAGCAACTACAAGACCCTCCCAAGAGATTTGTTCAGGTGgagaaagtttcaaaaaaacaaCGTCCTGCTCAGCGTCGCTATCCCACGGTTGAAGACCATGTCAACTTTTTCATGGAATCCGAGCTGTTCACTTTTCCAACAATGATGCGTAATGTCGAAGCTTCTCTCTCGAGGATGCGTTGAAGCCAAAAATCTCAAGATCGTGTTCTTCCCTCAGcttttttgtattgttttttctctctcttttcttacCATACAAGACCAAAGTCAAtgatgtattatatatttttttgacaagtGTTTCTATTGTTTTTTCCCTTGCAACACAAGATAGTGAAACCTAAAAATCACCTTTATGCGCACTACTGTCGTGTGTGTTATCGTACAAAGATAATTCCGTATAGATAATTACGTCATCCAAATTCAACAGCATCGTTATCTCTTATCAGTTATCACGTAGCTAGAAGTAAATAGACTAGAGAGGGAGAGCTCATCGTTAGCTTGAGTGTTGGTGGTATTGTTGAGAGGAAGCACCCGATAACCACACTGAGAGGAAGCACCCCGATAACCACATCTGTCAGAGCTTTGAGATTAAAAGTCGTGTGTTTCCTTGAGAGCTCGCTCggtttatttttccttttctttttacttcATTAGATAATCAAAAATTAATGTTAAGAATCTCTGAAGCTATCCACACAAGAACTCTTGAAAACTAATAGTATATATGGATATATCAATACTCAAATTAGTAAGATTTTCATATAGAATGTATGAAATTATGTATAAATTTCTATTaacaacaaaattatatatatattatattcttaaattaCACTAAGATATGGTATACGCTATATAAATGACcatagataaatataataaaataactatttattagataacttataaatttcaaatagtCGTACTCAGTCTCAATTAGATGACAATCGACATATTGTAAGAGTTAAAGCTatgtttgagaaaaaaaagCTATGTTTGAGAATTCGTACCAAATTCCGAACTCAATTCTATGATCAATTATAAACCCATTATACATATCAACAAACTGCAAACTAATAATACCAGCGAACATTCATATGTCTTTAACTCAAAATATATTACCGTGAAATCTAATTACCTTTAAGGAGCACAAGTGAGGAAGGAGTCAGTATGTTGTTAAAAAGTTAGTAAAAAGTAAATaggaggaagaggagaaagaaTAGCCCAAATCTATTAAATATTAACGGGCAATTTCTGAAAAGCCCATAAAATTGTTTTGTAGAGACAAACCAGGCCCATATCAACTAGGGCTTCGCCACAAGGGTTTATGCCAGTTAACTCATATAAAGTCTCTTCACAGCTACTTCACCAAATCTCTTCTGCAGCCGATTCTTTTGATAGCCGCAGCCATGGTAACTTGCTTAAGCCTCtcacatcatctctctctcgGATTTAAACTAGAATCACCCTTCtgattatcattttttttctgtCCGTCTTCGCAGGTGAAGTACTCGCAAGAACCAGACAACCAGACCAAGTGTAAGCCTtcttcaaaaacaaaactttctcAGTACCGTTTGTgtcattttgtaatttatttatgtaaatgacattttttttttatatttgcagCATGCAAGGCTAGAGGTTCCGATCTTAGGGTTCACTTCAAGGTACAGCTCGTTTTAACATTCTCCTGTGTCTTTTATATTTCGATTAGGCGAATAGTATTCGTTCTTAGTTAATGAAACCTGATTGAGAAAAAGCAGAGGTCTGTAGCTATTTTACAGATCTCACGTATACTTCAGGGAGATTAAATTGGTCATCGTGATTGGGTGAATCTAAGTTTCATTTTCTTAATAACTAAAAGGTTCAGTACATGATGGTACATTGAGTCTGTGTAGAATATTGGTGATTAGTGTTCAGTAAATGTTGCCACATTTTATTTACCTTTTACCTCTCATCTGTGTTGATTTGTTCTTACGTTGCTGTGTATTATATTTGAAACAGAACACTCGGGAAACAGCGCACGCTATCAGGAAGCTACCATTGCTCAAGGCCAAGAGGTACCTTGAGGATGTGATAGCTCACAAGCAGGCTATTCCTTTCACCCGTTTCTGCAGAGGTGTTGGAAGGACTGCTCAAGCTAAAAACAGGCACTCCAATGGTCAAGGACGTTGGCCTGCTAAATCTGCTCAGTTTGTTCTTGATTTGCTCAAGAACGCTGAGAGCAATGCTGAAGTGAAAGGTTTGGATGTTGATGCGCTCTTCATTTCGCACATCCAAGTTAACCAGGCTGCGAAACAGAGGAGAAGGACTTACCGTGCTCATGGAAGAATCAAccgtaagtttttttttgatattttgtaattGGCTTAACATTGGTCTCTTGTATGATGGACTTATTGGTTCTTTTCTTGATTTGCAGCTTACATGTCCAACCCATGCCACATTGAGTTGATTTTGTCAGAGAAGGAAGAGTCTGTCAAGAAAGAGGTAATTAGAGTTATACTCTGTTTTAATCTCACGATGTTGTGTCTTAACAAGAGTGAttctcaattttcttttttgtttctgttttttttttattattgtagcCGGAGACCCAGTTGGCAGCCAAGTCGAAGAAATCAAGTGCTTAAGCTTTcgtttattttcagttttttctttttgcgtTTCTGAACGAGATTTTGTTCCCTTTTCTCCATATTCCCTGTCAAGACAATGGATAGAGTTCAATGTTGGTCTTATGAATCATTAATCATTGTTACTAGAATCTTTCTTCTGCCTTCATTGGTTATGTCAGATACTATCTTTAGTTTAAACCTGCTTATATTTGCCTTGGATCTCTTAAGAAAGTGACTTAGAAACCGCATCTCCATACCTATTCCATAATTTattccatttatagagtaatccATACCCATTCCATAATTTattccatttatagagtaaattaaGTGGAAAATGGAGttgtgaacaaaaaataaaaatattattctataaatatagaataatatttttattttttgttcacaacttcatttttcattctatttattatataaatggaGTAAATTACAGAGTGGAAATGTTACTGATATGTGcattaaagaacaaaaaagaatcGAGTGACAATTAAATCTATTTTGTTTTGCAAATTCTCTAATTAACTTACGAGTTTTTACCAGGACTTTCTCATTTACTTTGCTACTTTCGTTTCTTTAGACAAACTACTTGTTCGTGACAATAGACATTGGTTTGGTGGATCTTCTCGTTGtcatctctctttctcgttCTCAATGGCTTGGACAATTGGGTCGTCCTCTATGTCCCAGTCGCTTTCTTCATCTTCGAACTCGTCTAGCTCACTGATCCTTGTCTGTTTCACCTTCTTCCTCGACTCTCTCCTATGCTTCTTCGGCTGTAACCGCGGTTCAGCTTGTTTCACACCCATCCCTCCCACTTTGTACCTGTCTCAAATGATTCTATGATTAGTCCACCATACTTAGGCTTTCTGACAATAAAAACCTGTTGGTTTCTCAAAACAGTTTTTTTACCTAACATCGCCTTCCCTTTTGGTACCAAAAGTCCTAAGCTGAAAGTCCTCCCTGACTCTGATCTCATCAAGCAGTTGTAAGTAGTAAGGATACCTTTCCCATTCTCCTTTCACTACACATCCTGGTTCCCCAATATGCAAGCAATCTTTGAAACCACATTTCTCTTCCTCTATCATTTTCCTTATCTAAGCAAAAAAGCGTTGACAGAAGCATCTTTCACAATCAGTCTACAAGCGAAACAAGCACAGACCAAAAAAACGGTACAAAGGCAAATGAACATAAACCTCAGGAAAACACAAGGCAAGTGAATGCTTGGTCACTTTCAGTAAACTAGGCTGGTTAAATCCAGGAGTATCGGCGAGATAACCACCTTCAGTAATCGGCAGCAGAGACACATTTCGAGTAGTGTGTTTGCCTCTACCACTTCTAGTTGAAACTTCACCAACTCGCTGATCTTCAAACCACTTATTATTACCTATTATCTGAATATATGTAACCAAGTTCAACTCATGAAGATGTTGTAAAAACAAAGCTCAGCtgtagaaaacaaaagaaaccttACAGGCTCAAACCAATTATCGTCTTGAACGCCACCACTGGTCCTCAATACGTTGATTAAACTCGACTTCCCAACACCACTAGGTCCAACAATCACAGAAGTCTGATCCCTCAAGACCAACGCAATGGCGTCAAGTCCCTCTTTAGTTCCCACGCTGCAAAAGAACGGTTCGTAGTTCCATCCACGCAGTCTCATCTTCCAAGATTCCAATTCCTgcaaaacaagaaacaagatCATGGCTCTTCATGTGAGTATCTAAACTAGCAATCGGCTCATTACCTCTTCGGTGATGAGTTCACATTTGTTCAAGGCGAGTGTGAGTGGAATCCCAGTGGACTCAGCTTCCACCAAGAACCTAGTGAGCGTGAACGGCTCAAGCTTCGGCTGATCAAGCGAGAAGAGAACGAGCAAGTGATCAACATTCGCCACGGGAGGATCGAGGATCTCGGAGCGGCGCTGAAACACGTTCTCGATCATCCCTCTCCCATCATCCCAATCGATAGATCCAACGAGGACCTTATCCCCAACCAGAACTCTCCTCCGTATCTTCTTCAGCACCGCTCTCACCACGCAAAGCAGCTCTACTCCCTCCTTAGACGAAGAGGAAGAACGATCTTCACTGACGACGACGCGCATGAAGTTCGCCTGAGCGGTGGCGACGGTGCCGATGGCCTGAGAGGCCAGGAGCGAAGGATTGTGGTCGGGAGAGAGCACCGGAGCTAAGGAGGAGTGGTCTTTGCCGATGTTGTGCTTCGCTCTGAGCATGTTTTTGCTCGGCTGGGGTTTTCTGGAGACATCGGGGTTGTTGTCTCGTCTCGCTGAGAGCGTGAGAAGATGATGGAAGCTGCGGCggattccgattccgattccgattcgAACTCCGCATCCACCGTGGTGAATCGCCGCGCGGCGGAGGAAGGAAGGAGAAGAGTGGCGGATGATGGAGAGAGACGATATCTGCATTTCGAAAATTCTGGAAGAATCCGAGAATGGCTTCCTTCGCTGAGGGGAGTGTTGATGCAAGGAGAAGATATTTTAATGGGCTAAGTATTAATGGGCCCAAAGCCCAACGTATATCTGCATAGCTTCTAAAAAAGTTTGGTTGGTCGTTCAAGAGGATTCGAGAGAGagtaatttacattttttttttctttttgcaaaagATAATTTGGATATATGACAACTTACAAACCTGTGGAAGTAACTTAAAATTAAGGGTAATGGTACTACCAAGCCGATCTTATTGCGTTTCGGTgtgttttcatgttttttctttatccCAATTAACggaatgtttctttttctttttcttcttgctgAGGCCGTCCCTGCTCACAACGTAAAGGCAAAGCAGCTCGAATCCTAAGTAACGATCGTCTCCATATTTGACTAAATAATGTGCCCGAGAAGAGAAAAGTATCCTGATGTGTATATTGTCATGAGTCCATAGACTTTCAAATATTCTATATTAGGCAACCTACCGCCAAACAAGATTTCAATTTCACAAAAAGGTGGTTGGAGCATTGTATGGGTATAATTCTCTTCATTCGTGAAGATGACGAGATGTCTACTTGAATAAGAttaagatatttataaattatactaCCCCCAGCACCGGTCTTGACTTTAAGAAGGCTGGAAgcaaattagaaaaaataggCTGCCAAAATGGTTAAAACCTAAGCCCCTTACCTCAATATAATGCCAAGTAAACCACAGTGCTAAAGACATTCTACTGAAATAAGGCCGatatttgttaataatatcGAAGGCCGGAAGCCAATGCTTCTTTGGCTTCTTTTCAGGACCGGTACTGCTACCCCACTCTACAAGATAGTATGGTGATGCATATGAGTaaacttaaaagttaaaacataaaacaattaatttggttatttatgtcattttaaaaaatattcacagATGAAAATTGCTGAATCCAAAATAATTTAAGGATATGGACCAACAAAAggtgaaattttaaatattgatcGAATGATAATCCttccatttttttatatataagtgATGTTCTACATTTCCAATGCAcattttatacaaaattattaatttgcccttatatttagtttactaattaataaaatgtaaacaaaaaactacattaaatagaggtaaaaaagattaataatttttttaattcgtgTGTACAAATATTCAAGAcacttatatttttttgctaactaAAAAGACACTTATATTGAAACATTGAAACGAAAAAGTACTATTTTAGAATGGTGACTAGTCactaaattgatttttttttgtaaaagatcAAACTAACGTCTGAGCATAAATAAACAGTTGTATGACCTCTCTCGTAAATAAACAGTTGTATACCTTTCGTCTAAGATTTTCAATAAATCCAGAAAAGGGATGGAATGTGTTATGAATTCATCTTACTCTAACAACTGGCTATTTTTGATTCTGCTTTTCCAGCTCTCGATCCGGAGGTCGTGGGCAGAAGGATGCAACTTTTACGGGACCGCATTCGCGGTCTGAAACACAGGATTTCTTTTCTCCTGAAGGAGCAGGAAGGCCTAATAATACAGGCTGTCACCCACGGTATAGCCTGAGGTGACTCACGGCCATGTAACATATGGGATTATTGATTATTGGAATGTTATCTATAGTCTTAGGTGACTAACGGCCATGTGACATATGGCATTATTGATTATTCTAATCAACGATTGGAATTTACAGTATCAGTTTTAATCGTAAATCAACAAGTACCGGCCTTAAAAATGGTTAAAGTTTGTATCACACGGATAAAAAAGCGTTGTTAGAGCATCTTCAAtcccactccataatttactccaaattaAGAAATAGAGTTaaagtaaattatggagtggaaaatagagtgataaccaaaaaataaaagcattactctataaatatattaatgcttttattttttggtcatcactctatttttcatttcataatTTACTTCAACTCCATTTCtcaatttggagtaaattatggagtagGGTTAGAGATACttttagaaagaaagaaaaagagagtaCCTATCGCTTTCGGGTCGCCGCTTTTAGAtccataaataaataacaatccTTTTCATTATGGTGGGTTGTTTAAGTCAAACCTCACAAAGTTGTTTGCTTTCTCTTACTTTTCAACTTTAATGGAGGACCTAATAACCGGGAAACATagctttaactttttttttcaatcgctaatgaataaaaaaataaaccaatggttttattgaaaattttaacggttttttttgcaattaacaattaattaaaaataaatatgtacaCATAATATTTGAGAATTATATATACcgattataaatatttaagaactaaaaaaataatttttgttatgaTGTACATGTTTCAAGttaaaaatcatc comes from the Raphanus sativus cultivar WK10039 unplaced genomic scaffold, ASM80110v3 Scaffold0522, whole genome shotgun sequence genome and includes:
- the LOC108832728 gene encoding small ribosomal subunit biogenesis GTPase RsgA 1, mitochondrial; this encodes MQISSLSIIRHSSPSFLRRAAIHHGGCGVRIGIGIGIRRSFHHLLTLSARRDNNPDVSRKPQPSKNMLRAKHNIGKDHSSLAPVLSPDHNPSLLASQAIGTVATAQANFMRVVVSEDRSSSSSKEGVELLCVVRAVLKKIRRRVLVGDKVLVGSIDWDDGRGMIENVFQRRSEILDPPVANVDHLLVLFSLDQPKLEPFTLTRFLVEAESTGIPLTLALNKCELITEEELESWKMRLRGWNYEPFFCSVGTKEGLDAIALVLRDQTSVIVGPSGVGKSSLINVLRTSGGVQDDNWFEPIIGNNKWFEDQRVGEVSTRSGRGKHTTRNVSLLPITEGGYLADTPGFNQPSLLKVTKHSLALCFPEIRKMIEEEKCGFKDCLHIGEPGCVVKGEWERYPYYLQLLDEIRVREDFQLRTFGTKREGDVRYKVGGMGVKQAEPRLQPKKHRRESRKKVKQTRISELDEFEDEESDWDIEDDPIVQAIENEKER
- the LOC108832727 gene encoding 60S ribosomal protein L17-2 produces the protein MVKYSQEPDNQTKSCKARGSDLRVHFKNTRETAHAIRKLPLLKAKRYLEDVIAHKQAIPFTRFCRGVGRTAQAKNRHSNGQGRWPAKSAQFVLDLLKNAESNAEVKGLDVDALFISHIQVNQAAKQRRRTYRAHGRINPYMSNPCHIELILSEKEESVKKEPETQLAAKSKKSSA